The Luteimonas sp. YGD11-2 genome has a window encoding:
- a CDS encoding DUF4124 domain-containing protein codes for MRHPLNGLALGLVAALLAGAAGAQDIYQWKDARGVTHYSEAPPSGGEKYTHRRVTQSGASPAQPASTAASAATATASAATTNDPRAEQCRTARANIEALNGAGPVQQDDGSGNPRTLNDAERAAQLEFAQAAARAYCG; via the coding sequence ATGCGCCATCCGCTCAACGGCCTCGCCCTCGGGCTTGTCGCCGCGCTGCTGGCCGGTGCCGCCGGCGCACAGGACATCTACCAGTGGAAGGACGCGCGTGGCGTCACCCATTATTCGGAAGCTCCGCCCAGTGGGGGAGAGAAGTACACCCACCGCCGGGTGACCCAGTCCGGCGCCAGCCCGGCGCAGCCGGCCAGCACTGCCGCATCGGCAGCGACCGCGACCGCCAGCGCCGCCACGACGAATGATCCGCGCGCCGAACAGTGCCGCACCGCGCGCGCCAATATCGAGGCGCTCAATGGCGCGGGCCCGGTGCAGCAGGACGACGGCAGTGGCAATCCGCGTACGCTCAACGATGCCGAGCGCGCCGCGCAGCTGGAATTCGCCCAGGCCGCCGCGCGCGCCTACTGCGGCTGA
- the pssA gene encoding CDP-diacylglycerol--serine O-phosphatidyltransferase yields the protein MDHDRDPAAPLPSRGRGIYLLPNLFTTGGLFAGFFAIIAASQGRFGAACVAIFVAGILDGIDGRVARLTNTQSEFGVQYDSLADLVSFGMAPALVMYHWALIEMRMDGPTLGKVGWLAAFLYAACAALRLARFNSQVGTVDKRWFVGLASPAAAGVMASFVWTCHELGLRGIDLRYPALAVTVVAGLAMVSRIRYSSFKGGGTGPRADRVPFVALPIAVAILIALWIDPPKTLLAASTLYLLSGPVLWLWRRRRSPTATA from the coding sequence ATGGATCACGATCGGGACCCCGCCGCCCCGCTGCCATCGCGCGGCCGCGGCATCTACCTGCTGCCCAACCTGTTCACCACGGGCGGGCTGTTCGCGGGTTTCTTCGCCATCATCGCCGCGTCGCAGGGGCGCTTCGGAGCCGCCTGCGTGGCGATCTTCGTTGCCGGCATCCTCGACGGCATCGACGGCCGGGTGGCGCGGCTGACCAATACCCAGAGCGAATTCGGCGTGCAGTACGACTCGCTTGCCGACCTGGTGAGCTTCGGCATGGCACCGGCGCTGGTGATGTATCACTGGGCGCTGATCGAGATGCGCATGGACGGGCCGACGCTGGGCAAGGTCGGCTGGCTGGCGGCGTTCCTGTATGCCGCGTGCGCGGCGTTGCGGCTGGCGCGCTTCAACAGCCAGGTCGGCACCGTCGACAAGCGCTGGTTCGTCGGCCTGGCGAGCCCGGCGGCTGCCGGTGTCATGGCGAGCTTCGTGTGGACCTGCCACGAGCTCGGGCTGCGTGGTATCGACCTGCGCTACCCGGCGCTGGCGGTCACCGTGGTGGCGGGCCTGGCGATGGTCAGCCGCATCCGCTATTCGAGCTTCAAGGGCGGCGGCACCGGCCCCAGGGCCGACCGCGTGCCGTTCGTGGCGCTGCCGATCGCGGTGGCGATCCTGATCGCGCTGTGGATCGACCCGCCCAAGACCCTGCTGGCGGCGAGCACGCTCTACCTGCTGTCCGGGCCTGTCCTGTGGCTGTGGCGCCGGCGTCGCAGCCCGACCGCCACGGCATGA
- the rimI gene encoding ribosomal protein S18-alanine N-acetyltransferase codes for MREDDLDAVMAVERRAYPFPWTPGIFRDCIRAGYPAWLLYEGAQVIGYAVLSIAAGEAHLLNLCVDPSAQGRGHGRRLLQTVLRLAQGHGAQRVFLEVRPSNPAAIALYHAQGFNEIGRRPRYYPTANGREDAIVMAMELLADG; via the coding sequence ATGCGCGAGGACGATCTCGACGCGGTGATGGCGGTGGAACGGCGCGCCTATCCGTTCCCATGGACGCCCGGCATCTTCCGCGACTGCATCCGCGCCGGTTATCCCGCCTGGCTGCTGTACGAGGGCGCGCAGGTGATCGGCTACGCGGTGCTGAGCATCGCCGCGGGCGAGGCGCACCTGCTCAACCTCTGCGTCGACCCGTCCGCCCAGGGGCGCGGCCATGGCCGTCGCCTGCTGCAGACGGTGCTGCGGCTGGCGCAGGGACATGGCGCGCAACGGGTGTTCCTGGAAGTACGCCCGTCCAATCCGGCGGCGATCGCGCTCTACCACGCGCAGGGCTTCAACGAGATCGGCCGGCGCCCGCGCTATTACCCCACCGCCAATGGCCGCGAGGACGCGATCGTGATGGCGATGGAGCTGCTGGCCGACGGCTGA
- the lptG gene encoding LPS export ABC transporter permease LptG: MNLLPRIHTLYVARVVTVTVLLTWAVLVGVDLVISGLLSEIDNIGEGQYGAVSALTYVLYTVPRRAYMMFPTAAVIGTLMGLGQLAASSELTALRALGLSRRRISLAAAAPLAVLTVLMILNGETLGPWAQRAGDAMKAAARSNDMVVARYSGLWAREGNTFLNAQVGQQRDEGGRQWLELGDVRLFEFDANGRLVSVARAEIAEHTGDGWLLRDVERTWFEERAVTRTEAMEETWASQLDAAALATAGNLWRPRYQTAADLKRGIDYRHRNALDASEYEEHYWGRWFYPFNVLALCLAAIPFAFGNLRSGGLGRRLFVGVVFALGFWLLQNQFVRMASVYQFDFRIAYMVPPLAMLAISFLLFRRRSG, from the coding sequence ATGAACCTGCTTCCGCGCATCCACACGCTCTATGTCGCCCGCGTGGTGACCGTCACCGTGCTGCTCACCTGGGCGGTCCTGGTCGGCGTGGACCTGGTCATCAGCGGCCTGCTGTCGGAAATCGACAATATCGGCGAGGGCCAGTATGGCGCGGTGTCGGCACTGACCTACGTGCTGTACACGGTGCCGCGGCGCGCCTACATGATGTTCCCCACCGCCGCGGTGATCGGCACGCTGATGGGCCTGGGCCAGCTGGCGGCGAGTTCGGAACTGACCGCGTTGCGTGCGCTCGGGCTGTCGCGCCGGCGCATCAGCCTGGCCGCCGCCGCGCCGCTGGCGGTGCTGACCGTGCTGATGATCCTCAACGGCGAGACGCTCGGGCCGTGGGCGCAGCGCGCGGGCGACGCGATGAAAGCCGCGGCGCGTTCCAACGACATGGTGGTCGCGCGCTATTCCGGCCTGTGGGCGCGAGAGGGCAATACCTTCCTCAACGCCCAGGTCGGCCAGCAGCGCGACGAGGGCGGCCGCCAGTGGCTCGAACTCGGCGATGTGCGCCTGTTCGAGTTCGATGCAAACGGCCGTCTGGTGTCGGTGGCGCGCGCCGAGATCGCCGAGCACACCGGCGACGGCTGGTTGCTGCGCGATGTCGAGCGCACCTGGTTCGAGGAACGCGCGGTCACCCGCACCGAGGCGATGGAGGAAACCTGGGCCTCGCAGCTCGATGCCGCGGCGCTGGCAACCGCCGGCAACCTGTGGCGGCCGCGCTACCAGACCGCCGCCGACCTCAAGCGCGGCATCGACTACCGCCACCGCAATGCGCTCGATGCCTCGGAGTACGAGGAACACTACTGGGGGCGCTGGTTCTATCCGTTCAACGTGCTGGCGCTGTGCCTGGCGGCCATCCCGTTCGCGTTCGGCAACCTGCGCAGCGGCGGCCTGGGGCGGAGGCTGTTCGTCGGCGTGGTGTTCGCACTGGGCTTCTGGCTGCTGCAGAACCAGTTCGTGCGCATGGCCAGCGTCTACCAGTTCGACTTCCGCATCGCCTACATGGTGCCGCCGCTGGCAATGCTGGCGATCTCGTTCCTGCTGTTCCGCCGCCGCAGCGGCTAG
- the lptF gene encoding LPS export ABC transporter permease LptF, which produces MPKLDTYLFREFTQATFAVLVVLMVVSLGGVFADVLGDIARGRVPAGMMLSQLGLQVLNYLPLILPLGLMIGLLLSVGRLYRDSEMPVLTATGVGPKRLLRPVLMLVVPMITVIGLCSLWLGPWARDYSQRMIAEGNRSLLLAGLEAGRFVELPGGRGVVYVGGMSNDGSQMARVFVYQQDEERMDVTTAATGTLHLEDGGHRFLELGDGFRVEGPLREGMDFRMMRFASNELQLPETEGRRDDDDPGTSPTVALFGDARPEAQAELHYRIAPPLLALAFALLAVPLARSPPRQSRYGRTMLAFLGYFVSINLTMLGQDWIADGKLAPGLGLWWLLLPLLAFASWAYVRDGRLRRPRRRAA; this is translated from the coding sequence ATGCCGAAGCTCGATACCTACCTCTTCCGCGAATTCACCCAGGCCACCTTCGCGGTGCTCGTGGTGCTGATGGTCGTCAGCCTTGGCGGCGTGTTCGCCGACGTCCTTGGCGATATCGCCCGGGGCCGCGTGCCGGCGGGGATGATGCTGTCGCAGCTCGGCCTGCAGGTGCTCAACTACCTGCCGCTGATCCTGCCGCTGGGGCTGATGATCGGCCTGCTGCTGTCGGTGGGCCGGCTGTACCGCGATTCGGAAATGCCGGTACTCACCGCCACCGGCGTCGGCCCGAAGCGGCTGCTGCGCCCGGTGCTGATGCTGGTGGTGCCGATGATCACCGTGATCGGCCTGTGCTCGCTGTGGCTGGGGCCGTGGGCGCGCGACTACTCGCAGCGGATGATCGCCGAGGGCAACCGCAGCCTGCTGCTGGCGGGCCTGGAAGCAGGACGCTTCGTGGAACTGCCGGGCGGTCGCGGCGTGGTGTACGTGGGCGGCATGTCCAACGACGGCAGCCAGATGGCGCGCGTGTTCGTCTACCAGCAGGACGAGGAGCGCATGGACGTCACCACCGCGGCCACCGGCACCCTGCACCTGGAGGACGGTGGCCACCGCTTTCTCGAACTCGGCGATGGTTTCCGGGTGGAAGGGCCGCTGCGCGAAGGCATGGACTTCCGGATGATGCGCTTCGCCAGCAACGAGCTGCAGCTGCCGGAAACCGAAGGCCGGCGCGACGACGACGATCCCGGCACCAGCCCGACCGTGGCGCTGTTCGGCGATGCCCGGCCGGAGGCGCAGGCGGAGCTGCACTACCGCATCGCGCCGCCACTGCTGGCGCTTGCGTTCGCCCTGCTCGCGGTACCGCTCGCGCGCAGCCCGCCACGGCAATCGCGCTACGGGCGCACGATGCTGGCCTTCCTGGGCTATTTCGTGTCCATCAACCTGACGATGCTGGGGCAGGACTGGATCGCCGACGGCAAGCTCGCGCCGGGCCTGGGCCTGTGGTGGCTGCTGCTGCCGCTGCTCGCGTTCGCGTCCTGGGCCTATGTGCGTGACGGCCGGTTGCGGCGTCCGCGGAGGCGCGCGGCATGA
- a CDS encoding leucyl aminopeptidase, translating into MTLEFTLNQQAPTGVETGCVVVGVFAGKQLSPAAQAIDAASGGRLTRLIERGDITGKPGQTALLHDLDGVAAPRVLVVGLGEADKFATPQYLKAVADAVRALRTGPVDSALLTLTELDVPGHDTAWRVRQAVVAAGHAAYRYTATLGAKNRKREETGLKALAIAGDDAAALAQGRAIANGVEFARELGNLPPNICTPAYLAEQAQAFAARFDRAACTVLEREQMEELGMGSLLAVARGSANTPRLIVLEWNNGGDAKPYVLVGKGITFDTGGVNLKTQGGIEEMKFDMCGAATVLGTFVSAVGMELPINLRVVVPAVENAIDGNSYRPSDIITSMSGKTIEVGNTDAEGRLILCDALTYAQRFEPQALVDVATLTGACMIALGTQASGLMSKHDDLANELLAAGEQVFDRAWRLPLWDEYQGMLDSAFADVYNIGGRWGGAITAGCFLSRFTEGQRWAHIDIAGSGSDSGKMGMATGRPVGLLSQWLMDQAA; encoded by the coding sequence ATGACCCTCGAATTCACCCTGAACCAGCAAGCGCCCACTGGCGTCGAGACCGGCTGCGTGGTGGTCGGCGTGTTCGCCGGCAAGCAGCTGTCGCCGGCCGCCCAGGCGATCGACGCCGCATCCGGCGGGCGCCTCACCCGGCTCATCGAGCGCGGCGACATCACCGGCAAGCCCGGCCAGACCGCGCTGCTGCATGACCTCGACGGCGTCGCTGCCCCGCGCGTGCTGGTCGTGGGCCTGGGCGAGGCGGACAAGTTCGCTACGCCGCAGTACCTCAAGGCCGTCGCCGACGCGGTGCGCGCGCTGCGCACCGGTCCGGTCGACAGCGCCCTGCTGACCCTCACCGAGCTCGACGTGCCCGGCCATGACACCGCGTGGCGCGTGCGCCAGGCCGTGGTCGCCGCCGGCCACGCCGCCTACCGTTACACCGCGACCCTGGGCGCGAAGAACCGCAAGCGCGAGGAAACCGGCCTGAAGGCGCTGGCGATCGCCGGTGACGACGCGGCCGCGCTCGCGCAGGGGCGTGCCATCGCCAACGGCGTGGAGTTCGCCCGCGAGCTCGGCAACCTGCCGCCCAATATCTGCACGCCGGCCTATCTCGCCGAGCAGGCGCAGGCATTCGCGGCACGCTTCGACAGGGCCGCCTGCACCGTGCTCGAGCGCGAGCAGATGGAGGAGCTCGGCATGGGCTCGCTGCTGGCGGTGGCCCGCGGCTCGGCCAACACCCCGCGGCTGATCGTGCTGGAGTGGAACAACGGCGGCGACGCGAAGCCCTACGTGCTGGTCGGCAAGGGCATCACCTTCGACACCGGCGGCGTGAACCTCAAGACCCAGGGCGGCATCGAGGAAATGAAGTTCGACATGTGCGGTGCGGCCACCGTGCTCGGCACGTTCGTGTCGGCGGTCGGCATGGAGCTGCCGATCAACCTGCGCGTGGTGGTGCCTGCGGTCGAGAACGCCATCGACGGCAACAGCTACCGCCCCTCCGACATCATCACCAGCATGTCCGGCAAGACCATCGAGGTCGGCAACACCGACGCCGAGGGCCGCCTGATCCTGTGCGACGCGCTGACCTACGCGCAGCGCTTCGAGCCGCAGGCGCTGGTCGACGTGGCCACGCTGACCGGTGCCTGCATGATCGCGCTGGGCACCCAGGCCAGCGGCCTGATGAGCAAGCACGACGACCTCGCCAACGAGCTGCTCGCCGCCGGCGAGCAGGTCTTCGACCGCGCCTGGCGCCTGCCGCTGTGGGACGAATACCAGGGCATGCTCGATTCCGCGTTCGCCGACGTCTACAACATCGGCGGCCGCTGGGGCGGGGCGATCACCGCCGGCTGCTTCCTCTCGCGCTTCACCGAAGGCCAGCGCTGGGCGCATATCGACATCGCCGGCAGCGGCAGCGACAGCGGCAAGATGGGCATGGCCACCGGCCGCCCGGTCGGGCTGCTGTCGCAGTGGCTGATGGACCAGGCCGCCTGA
- a CDS encoding DNA polymerase III subunit chi, whose translation MPRADFYLIARPRFRDDPLRLVAELARKAYDSGQWTLVLARDQAQAEAIDDQLWDMGDDVFIPHQIAGDEEDDECPVLIATPEFDPPLRALVINLRDAAVPDGFERVLEVVPADPAAREPLRERWKQYRARGIEPAKHDM comes from the coding sequence ATGCCACGCGCCGACTTCTACCTCATCGCCAGGCCGCGCTTCCGCGACGACCCGTTGCGGCTGGTCGCCGAGCTCGCACGCAAGGCCTACGACAGCGGCCAGTGGACGCTGGTGCTGGCACGCGACCAGGCCCAGGCCGAGGCGATCGACGACCAGCTCTGGGACATGGGCGACGACGTCTTCATCCCGCACCAGATCGCCGGTGACGAGGAGGACGACGAGTGCCCGGTCCTGATCGCCACGCCGGAGTTCGACCCGCCGCTGCGCGCGCTGGTGATCAACCTGCGCGATGCCGCGGTGCCCGACGGCTTCGAGCGCGTGCTCGAGGTGGTGCCGGCCGATCCGGCCGCGCGCGAGCCGCTGCGCGAACGCTGGAAGCAGTACCGCGCGCGCGGCATCGAGCCTGCCAAGCACGACATGTAA
- a CDS encoding valine--tRNA ligase, with translation MTDQLPSSYDPRAFESRLYAEWEASGVFAPQGDGPAYSILLPPPNVTGTLHMGHAFQHTLQDALVRYHRMRGYRTLWQVGSDHAGIATEMVVGRNLAIAGEGETRDSLGRERFIEKVWEWKAQSGDTIERQMRRLGASGDWSRKVFTMDEAPSAAVVEAFVRLHEEGLIYRGKRLVNWDPVLQTAVSDLEVVSEEEDGFLWSIRYPLADGASYEHVEHDADGNETLRETRDYLVVATTRPETMLGDTAVMVHPEDRRYAGLIGRAVQLPLTGRRIPVIADDYVDRAFGTGVVKVTPAHDFNDYAVGQRHGLPMINLFTDTATVNDSAPEAYRGLDRYDARRAVLADLESAGLLVETRPHRLQVPRGDRSGQVIEPYLTDQWFVRMDDMGRRGLQLVEDGSVRFVPPNWINTYRHWLGNIQDWTISRQLWWGHRIPAWFDDAGNVHVGRDEADARARSGLGGDVALRQDPDVLETWFSSALWPFSTMGWPDEAVMRERGFADYLPSSVLVTGFDIIFFWVARMIMVTDRLTGQVPFRDVYITGLVRDKDGQKMSKSKGNILDPIDIIDGIALDDLVAKRTGGLMQPQMAAKIEKATRKEFPEGISAHGADALRFTMAALAGPGRDIKFDLGRAEGYKNFCNKLWNATRFVLMNTEGARFAGVPQPRTDAERWILAQLAQTSAQAAEHFAAYRFDLLAQTLYEFAWNEVCDWFLELAKPALNGDDAEAARSTRHTLLYVLEALLRLLHPLTPFVSEELWRQVAPRLGIGAATISLQAYPQAGDIDAAAYAQAAGDIEWLKQMVSALRRVRSELGVPPARHVPLLVQGSGAQEAARLERFGASLQFLLRLERIDRVEGDPPPSATAVVGELRLFVPLEGLVDLDAERVRLDKELKRVETEIAKCNGKLGSATFVANAPAAVVEQERQRLADWTMQRDGLAAQRARL, from the coding sequence ATGACCGACCAGCTCCCCTCCAGCTACGACCCCCGCGCCTTCGAGTCCCGCCTGTACGCGGAGTGGGAAGCCTCCGGCGTGTTCGCGCCGCAGGGCGACGGCCCGGCCTACTCGATCCTGCTGCCGCCGCCCAACGTCACCGGCACCCTGCACATGGGCCACGCGTTCCAGCACACGCTGCAGGATGCGCTGGTCCGCTACCACCGCATGCGCGGTTACCGGACCCTGTGGCAGGTCGGCAGCGACCATGCGGGCATCGCGACCGAGATGGTGGTCGGGCGCAACCTCGCGATCGCCGGTGAGGGCGAGACCCGCGACTCGCTGGGCCGCGAGCGGTTCATCGAAAAGGTCTGGGAGTGGAAGGCGCAGTCGGGCGACACCATCGAGCGGCAGATGCGCCGGCTTGGCGCGTCGGGCGACTGGTCGCGCAAGGTGTTCACGATGGACGAGGCGCCGTCGGCCGCGGTGGTCGAGGCGTTCGTGCGCCTGCACGAGGAAGGCCTGATCTACCGCGGCAAGCGCCTGGTCAACTGGGATCCGGTCCTGCAGACCGCGGTGTCCGACCTCGAGGTGGTGAGCGAGGAGGAGGACGGCTTCCTGTGGTCGATCCGCTATCCGCTGGCCGACGGCGCGAGCTACGAGCATGTCGAGCACGATGCCGACGGCAACGAGACCCTGCGCGAGACCCGCGATTACCTGGTCGTCGCCACCACGCGCCCGGAAACCATGCTCGGCGATACCGCGGTGATGGTGCATCCGGAGGATCGGCGCTACGCCGGCCTGATCGGCAGGGCCGTGCAGCTGCCGTTGACCGGCCGCCGGATCCCGGTGATCGCCGACGACTACGTCGACCGCGCGTTCGGCACCGGCGTGGTCAAGGTCACCCCGGCGCACGACTTCAATGATTACGCCGTGGGCCAGCGCCATGGCCTGCCGATGATCAACCTGTTCACCGATACGGCCACCGTCAACGACAGTGCGCCGGAGGCCTACCGTGGCCTCGACCGCTACGACGCGCGCAGGGCGGTGCTGGCCGACCTCGAGTCCGCCGGCCTGCTGGTGGAAACCAGGCCGCACCGGCTGCAGGTGCCGCGTGGCGACCGCAGCGGCCAGGTCATCGAGCCCTACCTCACCGACCAGTGGTTCGTGCGCATGGACGACATGGGCCGGCGCGGCCTGCAACTGGTAGAGGACGGGTCGGTGCGTTTCGTGCCGCCGAACTGGATCAATACCTACCGCCACTGGCTTGGCAACATCCAGGACTGGACCATCAGCCGCCAGCTCTGGTGGGGCCACCGCATCCCCGCGTGGTTCGACGATGCCGGCAACGTGCATGTCGGGCGCGACGAGGCCGACGCGCGCGCGCGCAGCGGCCTGGGCGGCGACGTCGCGCTGCGCCAGGACCCGGACGTGCTCGAGACGTGGTTCTCGTCGGCGCTGTGGCCGTTCAGCACCATGGGCTGGCCGGACGAGGCCGTCATGCGCGAGCGCGGGTTCGCCGACTACCTGCCGTCGAGCGTGCTGGTCACCGGCTTCGACATCATCTTCTTCTGGGTGGCGCGGATGATCATGGTCACCGACCGCCTGACCGGGCAGGTGCCGTTCCGCGACGTCTACATCACCGGTCTGGTCCGCGACAAGGACGGCCAGAAGATGTCGAAGTCGAAGGGCAACATCCTCGACCCCATCGACATCATCGACGGCATCGCCCTCGACGACCTCGTCGCCAAGCGCACCGGCGGGCTGATGCAGCCGCAGATGGCGGCGAAGATCGAGAAGGCGACACGCAAGGAATTCCCCGAGGGCATCAGCGCGCATGGCGCGGATGCGCTGCGTTTCACCATGGCCGCGCTGGCCGGCCCGGGCCGCGACATCAAGTTCGACCTCGGCCGCGCCGAGGGCTACAAGAACTTCTGCAACAAGCTGTGGAACGCGACGCGCTTCGTGCTGATGAACACCGAAGGCGCGCGTTTCGCAGGTGTGCCGCAGCCGCGCACCGATGCCGAACGCTGGATTCTCGCGCAGCTGGCGCAGACCAGCGCGCAGGCCGCCGAGCATTTCGCCGCCTACCGCTTCGACCTGCTGGCGCAGACGCTGTACGAGTTCGCCTGGAACGAGGTCTGCGACTGGTTCCTCGAACTCGCCAAGCCGGCACTCAATGGCGACGATGCCGAGGCCGCGCGCAGCACCCGCCACACCCTGCTGTACGTGCTCGAAGCGCTGCTGCGGCTGCTGCATCCGCTGACCCCGTTCGTCAGCGAGGAACTGTGGCGGCAGGTGGCGCCGCGGCTGGGCATCGGCGCGGCGACGATCTCGCTGCAGGCCTATCCGCAGGCCGGCGACATCGACGCCGCGGCGTATGCGCAGGCCGCAGGGGACATCGAATGGCTCAAGCAGATGGTGTCGGCGCTGCGTCGCGTACGCAGCGAGCTGGGCGTGCCGCCGGCACGGCACGTCCCGTTGCTGGTGCAGGGCAGCGGTGCGCAGGAGGCCGCGCGCCTCGAGCGCTTCGGCGCGTCGCTGCAGTTCCTGCTGCGGCTGGAGCGCATCGATCGCGTCGAAGGCGATCCACCGCCGTCGGCAACCGCGGTGGTCGGCGAGCTGCGCCTGTTCGTGCCGCTGGAAGGTCTGGTCGATCTCGATGCCGAGCGCGTGCGCCTCGACAAGGAGCTCAAGCGCGTCGAAACCGAGATCGCCAAGTGCAACGGCAAGCTCGGCAGCGCCACCTTTGTCGCCAACGCGCCGGCCGCGGTGGTGGAGCAGGAACGCCAGCGCCTGGCCGACTGGACCATGCAACGCGACGGGCTCGCGGCACAACGCGCACGCCTCTGA
- a CDS encoding RDD family protein — MDQHAGPAARPRPWIGWRLAALFYDLWPVLAMWFALGFVFALGHTVIGQHDPRENIAPLGALQWLLWACCWTVAGLYAVASWRRGGQTLGMRPWRLRLVALEGGPAQAPALWRRYVVGTLSLLAGGLGFWWAWFDRDGLTWHDRASGTRLLREPKRRGGLPRIDADGMR, encoded by the coding sequence ATGGATCAACACGCTGGCCCTGCCGCACGCCCGCGCCCCTGGATCGGCTGGCGCCTCGCCGCACTGTTCTATGACCTGTGGCCGGTGCTTGCGATGTGGTTCGCGCTCGGCTTCGTGTTCGCGCTCGGGCACACGGTGATCGGCCAGCACGATCCGCGCGAGAACATCGCACCGCTGGGCGCGCTGCAGTGGCTGCTGTGGGCCTGCTGCTGGACCGTGGCCGGGCTCTATGCGGTCGCCAGCTGGCGCCGCGGCGGGCAGACACTCGGGATGCGGCCGTGGCGGCTGCGGCTGGTCGCGCTCGAAGGCGGCCCGGCGCAGGCGCCAGCACTGTGGCGACGTTATGTGGTCGGAACGCTGTCGTTGCTGGCCGGCGGCCTGGGCTTCTGGTGGGCGTGGTTCGACCGCGATGGCCTGACCTGGCACGACCGCGCCAGCGGCACCCGGCTGCTGCGCGAGCCCAAGCGCCGAGGCGGCCTGCCGCGGATCGACGCGGATGGAATGCGATAG
- the xerD gene encoding site-specific tyrosine recombinase XerD: MPTPADRRQASMSLPPLADADAQAIDRCLDAVWAERGLARSTLESYRSDLVLLARWLDGRGGGLPRAGRADLLDYLAWRARHGFTARSNARLLSALRTFFISQVARGERSDDPTALLEAPMQGRLLPKALTEGQIEALLAAPDTDDVEGLRDRAMLELMYACGLRVSELVGLVANGVNLRQGVLRVTGKGSRDRLVPLGEEAQHWLEQYLARARPQLAARGSGGAPTGRALPADGVLFLARGGQPLTRQRFWSMVKAYAAVAGIDPARVSPHALRHSFATHLLNHGADLRALQMLLGHSSLSTTQIYTLVAREQLKRLHARHHPRA; encoded by the coding sequence ATGCCCACGCCCGCCGACCGCCGCCAGGCCTCGATGTCGCTGCCGCCACTGGCCGATGCCGATGCGCAGGCCATCGACCGCTGCCTCGATGCGGTGTGGGCCGAGCGTGGGCTCGCGCGCAGCACCCTGGAGAGCTACCGCAGCGACCTCGTGCTGCTGGCGCGCTGGCTGGATGGCCGTGGCGGTGGCCTGCCCCGGGCCGGGCGCGCCGACCTGCTCGATTACCTCGCATGGCGCGCCCGCCACGGTTTCACCGCGCGCAGCAATGCGCGGCTGCTGTCGGCCTTGCGGACCTTCTTCATCAGCCAGGTCGCGCGCGGCGAACGCAGCGACGACCCGACCGCCCTGCTCGAAGCCCCCATGCAGGGGCGCCTGCTGCCGAAGGCGCTGACCGAAGGCCAGATCGAGGCGCTGCTGGCGGCGCCCGACACCGACGACGTGGAAGGCCTGCGCGATCGCGCCATGCTCGAACTCATGTACGCCTGCGGATTGCGGGTAAGCGAGCTGGTCGGGCTGGTCGCCAATGGCGTGAACCTCCGCCAGGGCGTGCTGCGGGTGACCGGCAAGGGCAGCCGCGACCGCCTGGTGCCGCTGGGCGAGGAAGCCCAGCACTGGCTTGAGCAGTACCTCGCACGCGCGCGTCCGCAGCTGGCCGCGCGCGGTTCCGGGGGCGCGCCCACGGGCCGCGCATTGCCGGCGGATGGCGTGCTGTTCCTGGCCCGCGGCGGGCAGCCGCTGACGCGGCAGCGGTTCTGGTCGATGGTCAAGGCCTACGCCGCGGTCGCGGGCATCGACCCGGCACGGGTCAGCCCTCACGCACTGCGCCACAGCTTCGCCACCCATCTGTTGAACCACGGCGCCGACCTGCGTGCTTTGCAGATGCTGCTCGGCCACAGTTCGCTGTCGACCACGCAGATCTACACCCTCGTCGCGCGCGAACAGCTCAAGCGCCTGCACGCCCGCCACCATCCACGCGCCTGA